A single region of the Pseudomonas sp. VD-NE ins genome encodes:
- the aroK gene encoding shikimate kinase AroK, with translation MRNLILVGPMGAGKSTIGRLLAKELRLPFKDSDKEIELRTGANIPWIFDKEGEPGFRDREQAMIAELCAFDGVVLATGGGAVMRDANRKALHEGGRVVYLHASVEQQVGRTARDRNRPLLRTANPEKTLRDLLAIRDPLYREIADLVVETDERPPRMVVLDILDRLAQLPPR, from the coding sequence GTGCGAAATTTGATTCTTGTAGGACCGATGGGCGCTGGCAAAAGCACCATCGGCCGGTTGCTGGCCAAAGAGCTGCGCCTGCCGTTCAAAGATTCCGACAAGGAAATTGAACTGCGCACGGGCGCCAATATCCCGTGGATCTTCGACAAGGAAGGCGAACCCGGCTTTCGTGACCGTGAGCAGGCGATGATTGCCGAGCTGTGTGCGTTCGATGGCGTGGTGTTGGCGACCGGCGGTGGCGCAGTCATGCGCGATGCCAATCGCAAGGCCCTGCATGAGGGTGGGCGAGTGGTGTATCTGCACGCCTCCGTCGAACAGCAGGTCGGGCGCACGGCTCGCGACCGCAATCGACCGTTGCTGCGCACTGCCAATCCGGAGAAAACCCTGCGCGACCTGCTGGCGATCCGCGATCCGCTCTATCGGGAAATCGCCGATCTGGTGGTGGAAACCGACGAACGGCCGCCACGCATGGTCGTGCTCGATATTCTCGATCGTCTGGCGCAGTTGCCTCCCCGTTAA
- the aroB gene encoding 3-dehydroquinate synthase translates to MQTLKVDLGERSYPIHIGEGLLDQSELLAPHIHGRQVAIISNETVAPLYLERLTRSLAQYSVISVVLPDGEAFKNWETLQLIFDGLLTARHDRRTTVIALGGGVIGDMAGFAAACYQRGVDFIQIPTTLLSQVDSSVGGKTGINHPLGKNMVGAFYQPNVVLIDTASLKTLPERELSAGLAEVIKYGLICDEPFLTWLEDNVDALRALDQKALTYAIERSCAAKAAVVGADEKETGVRATLNLGHTFGHAIETHMGYGVWLHGEAVAAGTVMALEMSARLGWISEQERDRGIRLFQRAGLPVVPPTEMTEADFLQHMAIDKKVIDGRLRLVLLRRMGEAVVTDDYPKEVLQATLGADYRALAQLKG, encoded by the coding sequence ATGCAGACACTCAAGGTCGATCTAGGCGAGCGCAGCTACCCGATTCATATTGGCGAAGGTTTGTTGGATCAGTCCGAGTTGCTGGCACCGCATATCCATGGGCGGCAGGTGGCAATCATCTCCAACGAGACCGTTGCGCCGCTCTATCTCGAACGTCTGACTCGCAGCCTGGCGCAGTACTCGGTGATCTCCGTGGTGCTGCCGGACGGCGAAGCCTTCAAGAACTGGGAAACCCTGCAACTGATCTTCGACGGTCTGCTGACCGCCCGTCATGATCGCCGTACCACCGTGATCGCCCTCGGCGGCGGTGTGATCGGCGACATGGCCGGTTTCGCCGCTGCCTGCTACCAGCGCGGCGTCGACTTCATCCAGATTCCCACAACATTGCTGTCCCAGGTCGATTCGTCGGTGGGCGGCAAGACCGGCATCAATCACCCGCTGGGCAAGAACATGGTCGGCGCGTTCTATCAGCCGAACGTGGTGCTGATCGATACCGCGTCGCTGAAAACCCTGCCAGAGCGCGAGCTGTCCGCCGGTCTGGCCGAAGTCATCAAGTACGGGCTGATCTGCGACGAGCCGTTCCTGACCTGGCTCGAAGACAACGTCGACGCCCTGCGCGCACTGGACCAGAAGGCCCTGACTTACGCCATCGAGCGTTCCTGCGCAGCCAAGGCTGCGGTGGTCGGTGCCGATGAGAAGGAAACCGGTGTGCGCGCCACGCTCAACCTTGGCCACACCTTCGGCCACGCCATCGAGACCCACATGGGCTATGGTGTCTGGTTGCACGGGGAAGCGGTCGCGGCTGGCACGGTGATGGCGCTGGAGATGTCCGCGCGTCTGGGCTGGATCAGTGAGCAGGAGCGTGATCGCGGTATTCGTCTGTTCCAGCGCGCCGGCCTGCCGGTGGTGCCGCCGACGGAAATGACCGAAGCCGATTTTCTTCAACACATGGCAATCGACAAAAAAGTGATCGACGGTCGTCTGCGCCTGGTGCTGCTGCGCCGGATGGGCGAAGCGGTAGTGACCGACGATTATCCGAAAGAGGTTCTACAGGCCACGCTGGGAGCGGATTACCGCGCCCTGGCTCAGCTTAAAGGTTAA
- a CDS encoding AAA family ATPase has product MTSLHADEAFLGHFQLSHDPFAPRVPGFKFFPAQRKPVLGQLHHLARYSQLLLVVTGPQGSGKTLLRQALVASTNKQSVQSVVVSARGAGDAAGVLRQVAQALNVAQAEVGAILDQVVQLALTGQEVYLLVDDAEQLDESALEALMALGAGAPEGRPHVFLFGESSLIAQLEALHLEEERFHVIELQPYTEEETREYLDQRLEGAGRGVELFSADQISDIHESAEGWPGNINQVARDALIEVMIASRSAVKRPSMGFNMPKKHVLAISAVVVVAVAAAWLMPGRNKAPTTGAPANEQAQLPLGQGAANGGAPNVEFAGNTQPMPLPLVGNSQPVMRGPLAEAAGGITEGDDGVPLEGSSATPPTVTTSAPPAGVPAGPAPTPVPLPAAKPTPAPTQVATAKPAPAAPAAKPAPAPAKPVAAAKPAEKPATVAKAAGGSWYAGQPTGNYVVQILGTSSEATAQNFVKEQGGEYRYFKKVLNGKPLYVITYGNFANRDAAVSAIKALPAKVQAGKPWPRTVASVQQELATTR; this is encoded by the coding sequence ATGACTAGTTTGCATGCCGACGAGGCGTTCCTCGGCCATTTCCAGTTAAGTCACGACCCGTTCGCGCCACGCGTTCCGGGTTTCAAGTTCTTCCCGGCCCAGCGCAAACCGGTGCTGGGTCAATTGCATCATCTGGCGCGCTATAGCCAGTTGCTGCTGGTGGTCACCGGGCCGCAAGGCAGCGGCAAGACGCTGCTGCGTCAGGCGCTGGTCGCCAGCACCAACAAGCAGTCGGTACAGAGCGTGGTGGTTTCCGCCCGTGGTGCCGGTGATGCCGCTGGCGTGCTGCGCCAGGTGGCGCAGGCGCTGAACGTCGCTCAGGCCGAAGTTGGCGCGATTCTGGATCAAGTGGTGCAACTCGCACTGACCGGCCAGGAAGTCTATCTGTTGGTGGACGACGCCGAGCAGCTCGATGAATCCGCCCTTGAAGCGCTGATGGCGCTGGGTGCCGGCGCACCGGAAGGTCGCCCGCACGTGTTCCTGTTCGGTGAGTCGTCGCTGATCGCTCAGCTCGAGGCTTTGCACCTTGAGGAAGAGCGTTTCCACGTCATCGAGTTGCAGCCGTACACCGAAGAAGAGACCCGCGAATATCTCGACCAACGGCTCGAAGGTGCGGGCCGGGGTGTCGAACTTTTCAGCGCAGATCAGATCTCTGATATTCACGAAAGTGCCGAGGGTTGGCCGGGCAACATCAACCAGGTCGCTCGCGATGCTCTGATCGAAGTCATGATTGCCAGCCGCTCTGCGGTCAAGCGTCCAAGTATGGGGTTCAACATGCCGAAGAAACACGTATTGGCCATTTCTGCCGTCGTTGTGGTCGCGGTCGCCGCCGCCTGGCTGATGCCGGGTCGCAACAAGGCGCCGACCACCGGTGCACCGGCCAATGAGCAGGCACAGTTGCCATTGGGCCAGGGCGCAGCCAATGGCGGCGCGCCGAACGTCGAGTTCGCCGGTAATACACAGCCGATGCCGCTGCCGCTGGTCGGCAACTCGCAACCGGTGATGCGCGGCCCGCTGGCCGAAGCGGCCGGTGGCATTACCGAAGGCGACGATGGCGTGCCGCTGGAAGGTTCCAGCGCTACTCCGCCAACCGTGACCACTTCCGCGCCACCTGCGGGCGTTCCGGCCGGTCCTGCGCCGACTCCGGTTCCGTTGCCAGCCGCCAAGCCGACGCCGGCGCCGACGCAAGTTGCCACCGCCAAGCCTGCTCCGGCAGCGCCAGCGGCGAAACCGGCTCCAGCGCCGGCCAAGCCAGTGGCTGCCGCCAAACCGGCCGAGAAGCCGGCGACCGTCGCCAAGGCTGCCGGTGGCAGCTGGTACGCCGGCCAGCCGACCGGCAACTACGTGGTGCAGATCCTCGGCACCAGCTCCGAAGCCACTGCGCAAAACTTCGTCAAAGAGCAGGGCGGCGAGTACCGTTATTTCAAGAAAGTCCTCAACGGCAAACCGCTTTACGTGATCACCTACGGCAACTTTGCCAATCGTGATGCGGCCGTTTCTGCCATCAAGGCCTTGCCAGCGAAGGTTCAGGCTGGTAAACCTTGGCCTCGCACTGTCGCCAGCGTCCAACAGGAACTGGCAACAACTCGCTGA